One segment of Halomonas sp. TD01 DNA contains the following:
- a CDS encoding PhzF family phenazine biosynthesis protein, with product MKAAEYYLLDVFTDKPFSGNQLAVFLNADGLQTSTMQVIANELNLAETVFLGAATKTNHYPMRIFTPTAELPFAGHPTVGTAHLLAELNLVNREQGIVLQPPVGELTVNYEKGGATFKTAQPVMVSGSTIDRLTAVELLGLDIHQVIGDPIIASFGLPFHLIELADLAALEHIQIAGAVWADAVTRSGTEQIYLYVMEQRASEETIVRSRMFSMHASICEDPATGSAAAALTGYLASLKPEPLHCKIHQGVEMGRPSVIYTAANGEIKSGYVNVGGKAVIVGKGEFNHLG from the coding sequence ATGAAAGCCGCTGAGTACTATTTGCTAGATGTGTTTACCGATAAACCTTTTTCAGGCAACCAGCTGGCGGTATTTTTAAATGCCGATGGGCTGCAAACCAGTACCATGCAGGTAATTGCCAATGAACTTAACTTGGCTGAAACGGTATTTTTAGGCGCGGCGACGAAGACGAATCACTACCCTATGCGGATTTTCACACCGACGGCTGAGCTGCCGTTTGCCGGCCACCCCACGGTAGGTACCGCGCATCTACTAGCGGAGTTAAACCTCGTCAACCGCGAGCAAGGCATTGTGCTACAGCCACCTGTCGGCGAGTTAACAGTTAATTATGAAAAAGGGGGAGCAACGTTTAAGACCGCCCAGCCCGTCATGGTCTCAGGCAGCACTATTGATCGACTCACTGCCGTTGAGCTTCTGGGGCTGGACATCCACCAAGTCATTGGCGATCCCATCATTGCCTCTTTCGGTCTGCCCTTTCATCTTATTGAGCTAGCCGACCTAGCGGCTCTAGAGCACATACAAATCGCCGGTGCAGTATGGGCAGATGCCGTTACACGCAGCGGCACTGAGCAGATATACCTTTATGTGATGGAACAACGAGCCAGCGAAGAGACGATTGTACGGAGCCGTATGTTCTCCATGCACGCCAGTATTTGCGAAGACCCCGCCACTGGCAGCGCTGCAGCAGCCTTAACCGGTTATTTAGCGTCACTCAAGCCAGAGCCCCTACACTGCAAAATTCACCAAGGTGTTGAAATGGGGCGACCCAGCGTTATCTACACCGCCGCCAATGGTGAAATTAAGTCTGGCTATGTCAACGTGGGCGGTAAGGCAGTCATCGTGGGTAAGGGTGAATTTAATCACCTGGGTTGA